The following proteins come from a genomic window of Enterobacter chengduensis:
- the hpxU gene encoding MurR/RpiR family transcriptional regulator HpxU: MEQLDERLKAQYPSLSPQEQRVADFIFDHFDDLISYNSAELAQLSGVSKATVSRLFKRLGYEKYKDMRDELRTLRQSGMPLTDNRDAVQGNTLLARHYKQEMANLTQWVNALDAQQFADAMACMVKARRIVIIGMRNAYPAALHLRQQLLQARGQVLVLPQPGQSLSEELVDLTPDDMVVMMAFRRRPRIIRPLMQQLQRCGIPVLLMCEPQAHSLFPLASWQLCAPLDSVSAYDSYSSVNSLINLLANAFLHDVLDKGRPRIHDIASLYQQLDELEQR, from the coding sequence ATGGAACAACTGGATGAACGTCTGAAAGCACAGTACCCGTCACTGTCGCCGCAGGAGCAGCGGGTCGCGGATTTTATTTTCGACCATTTTGACGATCTGATTAGCTACAACAGCGCCGAGCTGGCGCAGCTGAGCGGGGTGTCGAAAGCCACGGTCAGCCGCCTGTTTAAGCGTCTGGGCTATGAGAAATATAAGGACATGCGCGACGAGCTGCGCACCCTGCGCCAGAGCGGGATGCCGCTCACCGATAATCGCGACGCGGTGCAGGGCAATACGCTGCTGGCGCGCCACTACAAGCAGGAGATGGCGAACCTGACCCAGTGGGTCAATGCCCTCGACGCGCAGCAGTTTGCCGACGCCATGGCCTGCATGGTGAAGGCGCGGCGCATCGTCATTATCGGCATGCGTAACGCCTATCCGGCGGCGCTGCACCTGCGCCAGCAGCTGCTGCAGGCGCGCGGTCAGGTGCTGGTCCTGCCGCAGCCGGGGCAGAGCCTGAGCGAAGAGCTGGTCGATTTAACGCCGGACGATATGGTGGTCATGATGGCGTTTCGCCGCCGTCCGCGCATCATTCGCCCGCTGATGCAGCAGCTTCAGCGTTGCGGCATTCCGGTACTGCTGATGTGCGAGCCGCAGGCCCACAGCCTGTTTCCGCTGGCCAGCTGGCAGCTCTGCGCCCCGCTGGACAGCGTCTCCGCCTATGACAGCTATTCCTCGGTCAACAGTCTGATTAACCTGCTGGCGAACGCTTTCCTGCATGACGTTCTCGATAAAGGCCGTCCGCGCATTCACGACATTGCCTCCCTCTACCAGCAGCTGGACGAGCTCGAACAGCGATAA
- a CDS encoding transporter substrate-binding domain-containing protein, with amino-acid sequence MKKLLIALVGAAGLFTQLPAKADQLQDIEKRGTIRIAVPQDFPPFGSVGTDLQPQGYDIDMARYLAKQMKLRLQLVPVTSANRVPYLQTDKVDLVISSLGKNPEREKVIDFSRAYAPFFLGVFGPKGAELKDAAALSGKTIGVTRGAVEDMVLTGLAPKDANVKRYEDNNTTLSAYLSGQVQYVATGNLVVAAISRQNADKAPVPSFMLKDSPCFIGLKKNEPALKAKVDALIEQGIKDGTLNGLSEQWLKAPLPANLGA; translated from the coding sequence ATGAAAAAACTGTTGATTGCACTGGTCGGGGCCGCAGGCCTCTTCACACAGCTGCCGGCAAAGGCTGACCAGCTTCAGGATATCGAGAAGCGCGGCACCATTCGCATTGCCGTTCCGCAGGACTTCCCGCCGTTTGGCTCGGTGGGGACCGACCTGCAGCCGCAGGGCTATGACATCGACATGGCGCGCTATCTGGCTAAGCAGATGAAGCTCAGGCTGCAGCTGGTGCCGGTGACCAGCGCCAACCGCGTGCCGTACCTGCAAACCGATAAGGTGGATCTGGTCATCTCCAGCCTCGGGAAAAACCCGGAGCGCGAGAAGGTAATCGACTTCAGCCGCGCCTACGCGCCGTTCTTCCTCGGCGTGTTTGGTCCCAAAGGGGCCGAGCTGAAGGATGCCGCCGCGCTGAGCGGCAAAACCATCGGCGTGACGCGCGGGGCGGTAGAGGACATGGTACTCACCGGCCTGGCGCCAAAAGACGCGAACGTGAAGCGCTACGAAGACAACAACACCACGCTCTCTGCATACCTCTCCGGGCAGGTGCAGTACGTGGCAACCGGCAACCTGGTGGTGGCGGCTATTTCGCGGCAGAACGCGGATAAAGCCCCGGTGCCGAGCTTTATGCTGAAAGATTCGCCGTGCTTTATCGGCCTGAAGAAAAACGAACCGGCCCTGAAGGCAAAAGTGGACGCTCTGATTGAGCAGGGCATTAAGGACGGCACGCTGAACGGCCTGTCCGAGCAATGGCTGAAGGCCCCGCTGCCGGCAAACCTTGGCGCCTGA
- a CDS encoding amino acid ABC transporter permease, whose translation MTEQLDFSALWPHWPELLAGLWVTVQLTVMATVGGLATGIFGAAIRSGRTTWYSRIWGGYVEIIRNTPFVVQLFFIVFGLPNLGLKMTAGEAALLAMVVNLGAYSTEIIRAGIQVTPKGQWEAGRVLGLSRLQTFIRVVLPPALQRIYPALVSQCIIVMLGSSVVSQVSYEELTFAANLIQSRTFLSFEVYLVTTGIYLALSITLRQLMMAAGRKWLGVQA comes from the coding sequence ATGACGGAGCAACTTGATTTTTCAGCCCTCTGGCCGCACTGGCCGGAGCTGCTGGCGGGGCTGTGGGTCACCGTTCAGCTGACGGTGATGGCGACCGTCGGCGGGCTGGCGACAGGGATTTTCGGGGCGGCGATCCGCAGCGGACGCACGACCTGGTACAGCCGGATCTGGGGCGGTTACGTGGAGATTATCCGCAACACGCCGTTTGTGGTGCAGCTATTTTTCATCGTCTTCGGCCTGCCGAATCTGGGCCTGAAGATGACGGCGGGGGAAGCGGCGCTGCTGGCGATGGTGGTGAACCTGGGCGCCTACAGCACGGAGATTATCCGCGCGGGCATTCAGGTGACGCCGAAAGGGCAGTGGGAAGCCGGACGCGTGCTGGGGCTGAGCCGCCTGCAGACCTTTATCCGCGTGGTGCTGCCGCCCGCGCTGCAGCGAATTTACCCGGCGCTGGTGAGCCAGTGCATCATCGTGATGCTCGGCTCGTCGGTGGTGTCGCAGGTCTCGTATGAAGAGCTGACCTTCGCCGCCAACCTGATCCAGTCCAGAACGTTTTTGAGCTTTGAGGTCTATCTGGTGACAACCGGGATTTACTTAGCGCTGTCGATTACCCTGCGCCAGCTGATGATGGCGGCAGGACGTAAATGGCTGGGGGTGCAGGCATGA
- a CDS encoding amino acid ABC transporter permease, with product MTTFTDWDIIRNLLLAGRWTVLLSLVAFVGGAAVTLPLLLLRLTGGRTVKRIIRGYIELFQGTPLLMQLFLAFFGVALFGIDVSPWTAASLALTFYTSAFLLDIWNGSIRALPKGQWEASRCLGLTFGQTLFRVVAPQALRIGIAPTVGFAVQVIKGTALASIIGFIELTKAGTMLTNVTYQPFKVFALVALGYFILCYPLSRYSRYLETKFNASYHH from the coding sequence ATGACCACCTTTACCGACTGGGACATTATTCGCAACCTGCTGCTGGCCGGACGCTGGACGGTGCTGCTGTCACTGGTGGCGTTTGTCGGCGGGGCGGCGGTGACGCTGCCGCTCCTGCTGCTGCGCCTGACCGGCGGGCGCACGGTGAAGCGCATCATCCGCGGCTATATCGAGCTGTTTCAGGGCACGCCGCTGCTGATGCAGCTGTTCCTGGCCTTCTTCGGCGTGGCGCTGTTCGGCATCGACGTTTCGCCGTGGACCGCCGCCTCGCTGGCGCTGACGTTTTACACCAGCGCGTTTCTGCTCGATATCTGGAACGGCAGCATTCGCGCCCTGCCGAAGGGGCAGTGGGAGGCCTCGCGCTGTCTGGGGCTGACCTTCGGCCAGACCCTGTTTCGCGTGGTCGCCCCGCAGGCGCTGCGCATCGGTATCGCCCCGACGGTCGGCTTTGCCGTGCAGGTGATTAAAGGCACCGCGCTGGCGTCCATTATCGGCTTTATCGAGCTGACCAAGGCCGGGACCATGCTGACCAACGTGACGTATCAGCCGTTTAAGGTCTTTGCGCTGGTGGCGCTGGGCTACTTTATTCTGTGTTATCCGCTGTCGCGCTACAGCCGCTATCTGGAGACGAAATTCAATGCCTCTTATCACCATTAA
- a CDS encoding amino acid ABC transporter ATP-binding protein, with the protein MPLITINQVQKYYGDNHVLKGVDLDIDMGQVISIIGRSGSGKSTLLRCINGLEGYQDGSIKLGGMTITDRDSQAREISRSVGMVFQSFNLFPHMTALENVMLAPRRVLKKSAAECRALAQQMLEKVGLGDRLDYYPSSLSGGQQQRVAIARALAMSPKVLLCDEITSALDPELVGEVLKVLEQLAAEGMTLILVTHEMNFAREVGDRVVFMHQGKVWEQGDSKTLFANPQTTELKQFISSVRGLN; encoded by the coding sequence ATGCCTCTTATCACCATTAATCAGGTGCAGAAGTACTACGGCGATAACCACGTGCTCAAGGGTGTCGATCTGGATATCGACATGGGCCAGGTGATCTCCATCATCGGGCGCAGCGGATCGGGCAAAAGCACGCTGCTGCGCTGCATTAACGGCCTGGAAGGCTACCAGGACGGCAGCATCAAGCTTGGCGGCATGACCATTACCGACCGGGACTCCCAGGCGCGCGAAATCAGCCGCTCGGTCGGGATGGTGTTCCAGAGCTTTAATCTGTTCCCGCACATGACGGCGCTGGAAAACGTGATGCTTGCCCCGCGTCGGGTGCTGAAGAAAAGCGCCGCCGAATGCCGGGCGCTGGCGCAGCAGATGCTGGAGAAGGTTGGCCTTGGCGATCGTCTGGATTACTACCCCTCGAGCCTCTCCGGCGGCCAGCAGCAGCGCGTGGCGATCGCCCGCGCGCTGGCGATGTCGCCGAAAGTGTTGCTCTGCGACGAGATCACCTCCGCGCTCGATCCGGAGCTGGTGGGCGAAGTGCTCAAGGTGCTGGAGCAGCTGGCGGCAGAGGGGATGACGCTGATACTTGTTACCCATGAAATGAATTTTGCCCGCGAAGTGGGCGACCGCGTGGTGTTTATGCACCAGGGGAAAGTCTGGGAGCAGGGCGACAGCAAAACGCTGTTCGCCAACCCGCAGACCACGGAACTGAAGCAGTTCATCTCCTCCGTGCGCGGCCTTAACTGA
- a CDS encoding pyridoxal-phosphate-dependent aminotransferase family protein — translation MDIARFPQINPPQRLLMGPGPINADPRVLRAMSSQLIGQYDPAMTHYMNEVMALYRGVFRTENRWTMLVDGTSRAGIEAILVSAIRPGDKVLVPVFGRFGHLLCEIARRCRAEVHTIEVPWGEVFTPDQVEDAIKRIRPRLLLTVQGDTSTTMLQPLAELGAICRRYDVLFYTDATASLGGNALETDAWGLDAVSAGMQKCLGGPSGTSPITLSARMEEAIRRRRCVEEGIRTDAHRDGDEEMIYSNYFDLGMVMDYWGPERLNHHTEATTALFGARECARLILQEGLDNGIARHRLHGDALLKGIQAMGLETFGDLKHKMNNVLGVVIPQGVNGDEVRKLMLEDFGIEIGTSFGPLHGKVWRIGTMGYNARKDCVMTTLSALESVLNYLKFTTTQGAAMQAAWDHYRRETPQ, via the coding sequence ATGGATATCGCACGCTTTCCGCAAATCAACCCGCCCCAGCGCCTGCTTATGGGCCCGGGGCCAATCAACGCCGACCCGCGCGTGCTGCGCGCCATGTCGAGCCAGCTGATCGGCCAGTACGATCCGGCCATGACCCACTACATGAACGAGGTGATGGCGCTCTATCGCGGCGTGTTCCGCACCGAAAACCGCTGGACGATGCTGGTGGACGGCACCTCCCGCGCAGGGATTGAGGCCATTCTGGTCTCCGCCATTCGCCCGGGCGATAAGGTGCTGGTGCCGGTCTTTGGCCGCTTCGGCCACCTGCTGTGCGAGATTGCCCGCCGCTGCCGGGCGGAGGTCCATACCATCGAGGTGCCGTGGGGGGAGGTGTTTACCCCGGACCAGGTCGAGGATGCGATCAAACGTATCCGTCCGCGCCTGCTGCTGACCGTGCAGGGCGATACCTCCACCACCATGCTGCAGCCGCTTGCGGAGCTCGGCGCCATCTGCCGCCGCTACGACGTGCTGTTTTACACCGACGCCACCGCGTCGCTCGGCGGTAACGCGCTGGAGACCGACGCCTGGGGGCTGGACGCCGTCTCGGCCGGGATGCAGAAGTGCCTCGGCGGCCCGTCGGGCACGTCGCCGATCACCCTGAGCGCGCGCATGGAGGAGGCGATCCGCCGCCGCAGGTGCGTTGAGGAAGGCATACGCACCGACGCCCACCGCGACGGCGACGAGGAGATGATCTACTCCAACTATTTCGATCTCGGCATGGTGATGGACTACTGGGGACCGGAGCGGCTAAACCACCACACCGAAGCCACCACCGCGCTGTTCGGCGCTCGGGAATGCGCGCGGCTGATCCTGCAGGAAGGGCTGGATAACGGCATTGCCCGCCACAGGCTGCACGGCGATGCGCTGCTGAAGGGCATTCAGGCGATGGGGCTGGAGACCTTCGGCGATCTGAAGCACAAGATGAACAACGTGCTGGGCGTGGTTATTCCTCAGGGCGTCAACGGCGACGAGGTGCGCAAGCTGATGCTGGAGGATTTCGGGATTGAAATCGGCACCTCGTTTGGCCCGCTGCACGGCAAAGTGTGGCGCATCGGCACCATGGGCTATAACGCGCGCAAGGACTGCGTGATGACCACCCTGAGCGCGCTGGAGTCGGTGCTGAACTACCTGAAATTCACCACCACGCAGGGGGCCGCCATGCAGGCCGCGTGGGACCACTATCGCCGCGAGACGCCGCAATGA
- the hpxK gene encoding allantoate amidohydrolase, whose amino-acid sequence MSPAAERVMARADALAAISETPDALTRVYLSTQHLQANQLVGEWMRQAGMTVWQDSVGNICGRYEGAREGAQAVLLGSHLDTVRNAGRYDGMLGVLTAIEVVDGLHQQGLHLAQAIEIVGFGDEEGTRFGITLLGSRGLTGTWPQGWLETRDASGISVAQAMVQAGLDPARVALAARRQDDFSACLELHIEQGPCLEQEGLALGVVEAINGARRLNCRFTGEAGHAGTVPMNHRKDALAAAAEWMVLIENTTRQRGGNRVATVGELRCLPGAVNVIPGEVTLTLDIRGPQEAPLDALLDELLAQAQAIAARRGLSFSAEAFYRIAATPCDARLQHLLGNAVESVQGRSVSLPSGAGHDTIALAERWPVGMLFVRCRGGVSHHPAESVMAEDVALAIEAFGQAVRRLANGGAR is encoded by the coding sequence ATGAGCCCGGCGGCAGAGCGGGTGATGGCGCGCGCCGACGCGCTGGCCGCCATTAGCGAAACCCCGGATGCGCTGACGCGGGTCTATCTTTCCACGCAGCATCTGCAGGCCAACCAGCTGGTCGGGGAGTGGATGCGCCAGGCGGGCATGACCGTCTGGCAGGACAGCGTGGGCAATATCTGTGGACGCTACGAAGGCGCGCGGGAAGGGGCGCAGGCGGTGCTGCTCGGCTCGCATCTGGATACCGTGCGCAACGCCGGGCGCTATGACGGCATGCTCGGGGTACTCACCGCCATCGAAGTGGTAGACGGCCTGCACCAGCAGGGTCTCCATCTGGCGCAGGCCATCGAGATTGTCGGCTTTGGTGACGAAGAGGGCACCCGCTTCGGCATTACGCTGTTGGGCAGCCGGGGGCTGACGGGCACCTGGCCGCAGGGCTGGCTGGAGACGCGCGATGCCAGTGGCATCAGCGTGGCGCAGGCGATGGTGCAGGCGGGGCTCGATCCCGCCCGCGTGGCGCTCGCGGCACGTCGTCAGGACGATTTCAGCGCCTGTCTGGAACTGCATATCGAACAGGGGCCGTGCCTGGAGCAGGAAGGGCTGGCGCTGGGCGTGGTGGAAGCCATTAACGGCGCGCGTCGTCTGAACTGCCGCTTCACCGGCGAGGCCGGGCACGCGGGCACCGTGCCGATGAACCATCGCAAGGACGCGCTGGCCGCCGCCGCCGAGTGGATGGTGCTGATCGAAAACACCACCCGACAGCGGGGCGGCAACCGGGTGGCGACGGTCGGCGAGCTGCGCTGCCTGCCCGGCGCGGTCAACGTGATCCCCGGTGAGGTTACGCTCACGCTGGATATTCGCGGTCCGCAGGAGGCACCGCTTGACGCGCTGCTCGATGAACTGCTGGCGCAGGCGCAGGCGATTGCCGCGCGTCGCGGGCTAAGCTTCAGCGCGGAGGCGTTTTACCGGATCGCCGCCACGCCGTGCGATGCGCGTTTGCAGCATCTGCTGGGGAACGCCGTGGAATCGGTGCAGGGGCGCTCAGTATCTCTGCCGAGCGGCGCCGGGCATGACACCATCGCCCTGGCGGAACGCTGGCCGGTGGGCATGCTGTTTGTGCGCTGCAGGGGGGGCGTCAGCCACCATCCGGCGGAATCGGTGATGGCTGAGGATGTTGCCCTGGCGATTGAGGCGTTTGGGCAGGCGGTGAGAAGGCTGGCTAACGGTGGCGCGCGTTAA
- a CDS encoding ABC transporter ATP-binding protein — protein MSNIQLRNVTKRFGDTVTLHNVNLEIEDGEFAVFVGPSGCGKSTMLRMIAGLEEISEGEVLIGNEVMNDVAPSRRGVAMVFQSYALYPHMTVAENMGYGLKVNKVPKEQIRHQVEMVAKTLQLSHLLDRKPKQLSGGQRQRVAIGRAIVRNPRVFMFDEPLSNLDAELRVEMRLHLARLHQELKTTMVYVTHDQIEAMTLADKIVVMNYGKVEQMGAPMDLYYKPANKFVAGFIGSPKMNFLPATVEAWQPGKLTVRLSQQKSLTLAITTTPLQPGSQVTLGIRPEHLSTDVRRGTPLEFNCEVVERLGNNTYLFGQCYGHDNVKILLPGDVMFAPWQKIDVAFDDRHCMIFDEQDVRVSADIEDAVRSVA, from the coding sequence ATGTCGAACATACAATTGAGGAATGTCACCAAGCGCTTTGGCGACACCGTCACCTTACACAACGTGAATCTGGAAATTGAAGACGGTGAATTTGCCGTTTTTGTCGGCCCTTCCGGCTGCGGGAAATCGACCATGCTGCGCATGATTGCGGGGCTGGAGGAGATTAGCGAAGGTGAAGTCTTAATCGGTAATGAGGTGATGAATGACGTCGCCCCTTCACGCCGGGGCGTGGCGATGGTCTTTCAATCCTACGCGCTCTATCCACACATGACGGTCGCCGAAAACATGGGCTACGGTCTGAAGGTGAACAAAGTGCCGAAAGAGCAGATCCGCCATCAGGTGGAGATGGTGGCAAAAACGCTGCAGCTCTCCCACCTGCTGGACCGTAAGCCGAAACAACTCTCCGGCGGGCAGCGCCAGCGCGTGGCCATTGGGCGCGCCATCGTGCGCAATCCGCGCGTCTTTATGTTCGATGAACCCCTCTCTAACCTGGACGCTGAACTGCGCGTCGAGATGCGACTGCACCTCGCCCGCCTGCATCAGGAGCTGAAAACCACCATGGTATATGTCACGCATGACCAGATCGAAGCGATGACGCTGGCCGACAAAATTGTGGTCATGAACTATGGCAAGGTTGAGCAGATGGGCGCGCCGATGGATCTCTATTACAAACCGGCAAATAAGTTTGTCGCCGGGTTTATCGGCTCGCCGAAAATGAACTTCCTGCCGGCGACCGTCGAAGCCTGGCAACCGGGCAAGCTCACCGTCAGGTTGTCGCAGCAGAAGTCGCTCACGCTCGCTATAACCACCACGCCGCTGCAGCCGGGAAGCCAGGTGACGCTGGGCATTCGTCCGGAACATTTGTCCACCGACGTCAGGCGCGGCACGCCGCTGGAATTCAACTGTGAAGTCGTGGAGCGTCTGGGGAACAATACGTACCTGTTTGGACAATGCTACGGCCATGACAACGTGAAGATCTTACTGCCGGGCGACGTGATGTTCGCGCCCTGGCAGAAGATAGACGTGGCGTTTGACGACCGTCACTGCATGATCTTTGACGAACAGGACGTGCGGGTGAGCGCGGATATCGAAGATGCAGTACGCTCGGTGGCTTAA
- a CDS encoding extracellular solute-binding protein, which translates to MKKNILAALILSTLAVQVHATAQLNVWEDIKKSSGIKDAVADFEKQYDVKVNVQETPYAQQLEKLRLDGPAGIGPDVLVIPNDQLGGAVVQGLLTPLNLEARQTEQYTPASINAFKMDNALYGVPKAVETLVLIYNKDLIAKPLNSLQDWYDFSKQQRAKNQYGLLAKFDQIYYSWGAISPMGGYIFGQNDKGGYNASDVGLNKPGAVEAVTYLKKFYADGIFPAGIVGDNGLNAIDSLFTEKKAAAVINGPWAFQPYEAAGINYGVAPLPTLPDGKPMSSFLGVKGYVVSTWSKDKALAQKFIEFINQPQYVKTRYVATREIPPLTAMIDDPIIKNDEKASAVAVQAARASAMPGIPEMGEVWGPANAALELSLTGKQDPKAALDSAEKQVQMQIEAMQASNQ; encoded by the coding sequence ATGAAAAAGAACATTCTCGCTGCGCTTATCCTCTCTACGCTCGCGGTGCAGGTTCACGCCACCGCGCAGCTTAACGTATGGGAAGACATCAAGAAGTCGTCCGGCATTAAAGATGCGGTCGCCGATTTTGAAAAACAGTACGACGTGAAGGTTAACGTCCAGGAGACCCCTTACGCTCAGCAGCTGGAAAAGTTGCGTCTGGACGGTCCGGCAGGGATTGGCCCGGATGTGCTGGTTATCCCTAACGATCAGCTAGGCGGCGCCGTTGTGCAAGGGTTATTGACCCCCCTGAATCTGGAGGCCAGGCAGACCGAACAGTACACCCCGGCCTCCATCAATGCCTTCAAAATGGATAACGCCCTCTACGGCGTGCCGAAAGCGGTTGAGACGCTGGTGCTGATCTACAACAAAGACCTCATCGCTAAACCCCTCAACTCGCTGCAGGACTGGTATGACTTTTCTAAACAGCAGCGCGCAAAAAACCAGTACGGCCTGCTCGCCAAGTTCGATCAGATTTACTACAGCTGGGGCGCTATCTCCCCGATGGGCGGCTACATCTTTGGGCAAAACGACAAGGGCGGCTATAACGCCAGCGACGTCGGCCTGAACAAACCGGGCGCAGTAGAGGCCGTGACGTACCTGAAAAAATTCTACGCCGACGGGATCTTCCCGGCCGGGATAGTCGGCGACAACGGCCTGAACGCCATCGACTCTTTATTTACCGAGAAAAAAGCGGCAGCCGTGATCAACGGGCCGTGGGCCTTCCAGCCGTATGAAGCGGCAGGCATCAACTACGGCGTTGCGCCGCTGCCCACGCTGCCGGACGGCAAGCCAATGAGCTCCTTCCTCGGCGTGAAAGGCTACGTGGTCTCCACGTGGAGCAAAGACAAAGCGCTGGCGCAGAAATTCATCGAATTTATTAACCAGCCGCAGTACGTCAAAACCCGCTACGTCGCCACGCGCGAGATCCCGCCGCTGACGGCGATGATCGACGATCCGATTATCAAGAACGATGAAAAAGCGAGCGCCGTTGCGGTACAGGCCGCGCGCGCTTCCGCCATGCCGGGCATTCCGGAGATGGGCGAAGTGTGGGGGCCAGCCAACGCCGCGCTGGAGCTGAGCCTGACCGGCAAACAGGATCCGAAAGCCGCGCTGGACAGCGCAGAGAAGCAGGTCCAGATGCAAATCGAAGCCATGCAGGCCAGCAACCAGTAA